ATGTTCGATGTCCTGTCCGACCTGGACCATCACGGTAGCCTCGGACCGCGGCCCCTGGTCGCCCTCGCTCTGTTCGACGATCACGCGGAATCCCAACAGTCGAAAGGAAGGCTTATGGGTGCCCAGCGCGGTCCGCACCAGCAATTCAAACGAGCCTTCCGCCCCTTCGTATTGATAGCCGGCGTTTTCGCGATCCTTGAGGATGGCGACCAATTCCGGCACCTTCGCGTGATCGCGATCCAATGAGATGCCGAAGGCTTCCGCCTTGGCCAGTAGCCCGCTCCGCCCCCCATAGTCCGACACCAGGAACCGTTGCCGATTGCCCACCGACTCCGGGCGCACATGCTCGTAGGTCGCCGGATTCTTCTGGACGGCGTGGATATGCACGCCGCCCTTGTGGGCAAAGGCGGCATCGCCGACATAGGGCTGGTGTTTGTCCGGGATCAGGTTCGCAATCTCCGCGACAAAATGCGAGACCTCCCGCAACCGGCTCATCCCCTCCCCGAGCACCGGTTGACGCATCTTCAATTGCAGATTCGGCAGGATCGAACAGAGGTTGGCGTTGCCGCAGCGTTCGCCGATGCCGTTGATCGTCCCCTGGACCTGCCGCACGCCGGTCTCCAGCGCCATGATGGAATTCGCCACCGCCATCTCGCAGTCATTGTGCGCGTGAATGCCCAGGGGCACATCGAGGGTCTGCCGGACGCTGCGGCAGATGTCCCGGACTTCCCAGGGCATGGTCCCGCCGTTGGTGTCACAGAGAATGATCCGTTGGGCCCCCGCCTCAACCGCCCGCCGAAGGGTGGCCAGGGCATAGTCGGGGTCCATCTTATACCCGTCGAAGAAATGTTCCGCATCGTAGAAGAC
The DNA window shown above is from Nitrospira tepida and carries:
- the cimA gene encoding citramalate synthase, whose protein sequence is MARSSRRRTDHVQPLKLAAETARSRSSFEIYDTTLRDGAQSEDVSFSADDKVLVAQKLDELGVDFIEGGWPGANPKDIEFFRQVKTVPLKHATVVAFGSTRKASNSVKKDPNIQALLAAETGTITIFGKSWPLHVTDALGISLSKNLELIGDSIEYLRSKGRQVFYDAEHFFDGYKMDPDYALATLRRAVEAGAQRIILCDTNGGTMPWEVRDICRSVRQTLDVPLGIHAHNDCEMAVANSIMALETGVRQVQGTINGIGERCGNANLCSILPNLQLKMRQPVLGEGMSRLREVSHFVAEIANLIPDKHQPYVGDAAFAHKGGVHIHAVQKNPATYEHVRPESVGNRQRFLVSDYGGRSGLLAKAEAFGISLDRDHAKVPELVAILKDRENAGYQYEGAEGSFELLVRTALGTHKPSFRLLGFRVIVEQSEGDQGPRSEATVMVQVGQDIEHTAAIGKGPVNALDHALRKALEKFYPELREVRLLDYKVRVLTASQGTDAKVRVLIESGDHKEKWGTVGVSENIMEASWQALADGIEYKLLRRDRPPSDPG